In Triplophysa rosa linkage group LG7, Trosa_1v2, whole genome shotgun sequence, the following proteins share a genomic window:
- the rgs5a gene encoding regulator of G-protein signaling 5a, translating into MCKGLAALPQTCLERAKEIKTKLGTLLQKPENSIDLIIPYHEKPEKKPEKLQKPTTEEAAQWRESLDKVLSNSYGLATFKSFLRSEFSDENIEFWEACEDLKKTPLKMASKAKKIYEDFIQTGGPKEVNIDHFTKDVTLRNLVDLSPATFELAQSRIYTLMEKDSFGRFLRSEQYQELIK; encoded by the exons ATGTGTAAGGGATTAGCTGCCCTGCCCCAGACATGTCTGGAAAG GGCTAAAGAGATCAAGACTAAATTGGGAACTCTGCTTCAGAAGCCAGAGAATTCCATCGACCTTATCATCCCCTACCATGAAAAGCCTGAGAAGAAACCAGAGAAGCTTCAGAA ACCCACAACTGAAGAAGCAGCTCAATGGCGCGAGTCCCTCGATAAGGTCCTCTCCAACAGCT ATGGTCTGGCCACCTTTAAGAGCTTCCTGAGATCTGAGTTCAGTGATGAAAATATTGAGTTCTGGGAGGCTTGCGAGGATTTAAAAAAGACCCCCCTGAAAATGGCCAGTAAAGCTAAGAAGATTTATGAGGACTTCATTCAGACCGGTGGACCTAAAGag GTGAACATCGACCACTTCACCAAAGATGTGACTCTGAGGAACTTGGTTGATCTTTCTCCTGCTACCTTCGAGCTGGCTCAGAGCCGCATCTACACCCTGATGGAGAAAGACTCCTTTGGCCGCTTCCTGAGGTCTGAGCAATATCAGGAACTTATTAAGTAA